Proteins encoded in a region of the Armatimonadota bacterium genome:
- a CDS encoding ABC transporter substrate-binding protein: MRIVRALALVFVLTLVGTPGAGLSAPAQEIVFTSNQFTPVEEQEWARNTLLAGFTRETGITVRFITENEGPYVDRLLAEARAGRGTIDVTGTLHGIFPVFLANNALRDMAEVQRQLDARRDRTFFRDFLAAAKMDGFTAFIPWMQATYLIVAHKDALRYFPGGRNPMAMTYDDLLQWGENIRQATGQRRVGFPVGPRGLYGRFLHGYIYPSFTGAQVRRFRSPEAVEMWRYLRRLWGVTHPSSFTYEFMSEPLLRGEVLVGWDHVARIVPALRQRPDDFVVLPSPAGPRGRSFISVIVGLSIPRTAPSPDLGVRLIEYLTRPATQVLTLQGVGFFPVSPEAGRTVPSGALKVMADGVTAQSGAPDARTALLPVGLGARTGEFVPIYVDTFTRIAVRGEEIQRVLNEQAAKLEELYRATNAPCAPPDPPQRPCKPD, encoded by the coding sequence ATGCGGATCGTGCGAGCCCTGGCCCTGGTGTTCGTTCTCACGCTTGTCGGAACCCCCGGGGCGGGTCTGTCGGCCCCGGCCCAGGAGATCGTCTTCACCTCCAACCAGTTCACCCCCGTCGAGGAGCAGGAGTGGGCACGGAACACGCTGCTCGCCGGGTTCACCAGAGAGACGGGGATCACCGTCCGGTTCATCACCGAGAACGAAGGACCGTACGTCGACCGGCTGCTGGCCGAGGCCCGTGCCGGCCGCGGGACCATCGACGTCACGGGGACCCTGCACGGGATCTTCCCGGTCTTCCTGGCCAACAACGCGTTGCGCGATATGGCCGAGGTGCAACGCCAGCTGGACGCCCGCCGCGACCGCACCTTCTTCCGGGACTTCCTCGCCGCGGCGAAGATGGACGGGTTCACCGCCTTCATCCCCTGGATGCAGGCTACCTACCTGATCGTCGCCCACAAGGACGCCCTGCGGTACTTTCCCGGCGGGCGGAATCCGATGGCCATGACCTACGACGACCTCCTCCAGTGGGGGGAGAACATCCGCCAGGCCACCGGGCAGCGGCGGGTGGGCTTCCCCGTGGGCCCGCGAGGGCTGTACGGCCGGTTTCTCCACGGCTACATCTACCCGTCCTTCACCGGCGCCCAGGTGCGGCGTTTCCGCTCGCCCGAGGCGGTGGAGATGTGGCGGTACCTGCGGCGGCTGTGGGGTGTGACCCACCCGTCGTCGTTCACCTACGAGTTCATGAGCGAGCCGCTGCTCCGGGGCGAGGTCCTGGTGGGCTGGGACCACGTGGCCCGCATCGTGCCCGCGCTGCGCCAGCGTCCCGATGATTTCGTGGTGCTGCCGTCGCCGGCCGGCCCGCGGGGACGGTCGTTCATCTCGGTGATCGTCGGGTTGAGCATCCCGCGGACGGCGCCCAGTCCCGATCTCGGCGTACGCCTGATCGAGTATCTGACCCGACCGGCCACGCAGGTCCTGACCCTGCAGGGCGTGGGATTCTTCCCCGTCTCCCCGGAGGCGGGCCGCACGGTGCCCTCGGGCGCGCTGAAGGTGATGGCCGACGGCGTGACGGCCCAGTCCGGCGCTCCTGACGCCCGGACCGCGCTGCTGCCGGTCGGGCTGGGCGCCCGCACCGGCGAGTTCGTGCCCATCTACGTGGATACGTTCACGCGGATCGCCGTCCGCGGCGAGGAGATCCAGCGGGTTTTGAACGAGCAGGCGGCCAAACTGGAGGAGCTGTATCGGGCGACCAACGCTCCCTGCGCGCCGCCCGATCCGCCCCAGCGGCCCTGCAAGCCTGATTAG
- a CDS encoding sugar ABC transporter permease: MAVAETDLTPARPRSPATWTPYLLILPTLIFLGLFFVYPMVQAVWLAVSDPQSGGLTWAHFRRMGADLYFAPAVRYTLLITALAVPLQVMLGLAIALLVNTRFLGHSAFLYLTALPIGISDLAAGLIWLSIFTERGYLNAVLQRLGLVEVPLIFLSVERPDWMLGAIVITEVWRATAIVMVILLAGLQLIPRDYAETASVFGAGRWQTLRHVILPLLRPSLQTALIIRTILAFQLFATVVTLAGRQIPVLAGEAYFWYSLYRSPHVASAYAVLILLFSGSITWLYLRFLRAEEGRA, from the coding sequence ATGGCCGTTGCGGAAACCGACCTCACCCCGGCGCGCCCCCGGTCGCCGGCAACCTGGACGCCGTACCTGCTCATCCTGCCAACGCTGATTTTCCTCGGCCTGTTCTTCGTCTACCCCATGGTTCAGGCCGTCTGGCTGGCGGTCAGCGACCCCCAGAGCGGGGGCCTGACCTGGGCGCACTTCCGGCGGATGGGCGCCGACCTCTACTTCGCGCCGGCCGTCCGCTACACGCTGCTCATCACCGCGCTGGCCGTGCCGCTCCAGGTGATGCTGGGACTGGCCATCGCCCTGCTGGTCAACACCCGGTTCTTGGGGCACTCCGCCTTTCTCTACCTGACGGCCCTGCCCATCGGCATCTCCGACCTGGCGGCGGGGTTGATCTGGCTGTCCATCTTCACCGAGCGCGGTTACCTGAACGCCGTGCTGCAGCGGCTCGGCCTGGTGGAGGTGCCCCTCATCTTCCTCTCCGTCGAGCGTCCGGACTGGATGCTCGGGGCCATCGTCATCACCGAGGTATGGCGGGCGACGGCCATCGTTATGGTCATCCTACTGGCGGGCCTCCAGTTGATCCCCAGAGACTACGCGGAGACGGCGAGCGTCTTCGGCGCGGGACGGTGGCAGACCCTGCGCCACGTCATCCTGCCGCTGCTGCGGCCGAGCCTGCAGACCGCGCTCATCATCCGGACGATCCTGGCCTTCCAGCTCTTCGCCACGGTCGTCACACTGGCCGGCCGGCAGATCCCGGTCCTGGCCGGAGAGGCCTACTTCTGGTACTCGCTGTACCGCAGTCCGCACGTGGCCAGTGCCTACGCCGTGCTGATCCTGCTCTTTTCCGGGAGCATCACCTGGCTGTACCTGCGCTTCCTGCGGGCGGAGGAGGGCCGGGCATGA
- a CDS encoding ABC transporter permease gives MGIGRYILTRLALTVPMLLILLTLVFLILRILPGDPCLALLGGRNITAERLEECREGLGLNRPLPIQYLDYLADAVRLDFGTSIRTGQPVARELLLRFPATIELAVFGMAGATLLGLVSGVFASVRRDRRADHVVRVLNIASFAMPVFWIGLMFLMLFAVRWRLFPAGGRLDPVAEAFFRPITNLYTLDTLLRGQVGLFLSALHHLALPALTLAIVVSGFIGRMTRSSMLDVLDREYVTVARAKGLPEPAVILRHALSNALIPIVTVVGLQFALLMAGAILTETVYSWPGIARYLLEAISSRDFTAIQGAVIFIAFFIAAVNLLVDVLYARLNPRIRF, from the coding sequence GTGGGCATCGGACGATACATCCTGACCCGGCTGGCGCTCACCGTGCCCATGCTGTTGATCCTCCTCACCCTGGTCTTCCTCATCCTGCGCATCCTGCCCGGGGACCCCTGCCTGGCGCTGCTGGGCGGTCGCAACATCACCGCGGAGCGGCTGGAGGAGTGCCGCGAGGGCCTGGGGCTCAATCGCCCGCTGCCGATCCAGTACCTGGACTACCTCGCCGACGCCGTGCGCCTCGACTTCGGCACCTCCATCCGTACCGGACAGCCCGTGGCCCGGGAGCTGCTCCTGCGCTTCCCCGCCACCATCGAGCTGGCGGTCTTCGGGATGGCCGGGGCCACGCTCCTCGGCCTGGTCAGCGGCGTCTTCGCCTCCGTGCGCCGCGACCGCCGGGCCGATCACGTGGTCCGGGTGCTGAACATCGCCTCCTTCGCCATGCCCGTCTTCTGGATCGGGCTGATGTTCCTCATGCTCTTCGCCGTGCGCTGGCGTCTCTTCCCCGCCGGGGGCCGGCTCGATCCCGTCGCCGAAGCCTTCTTCCGCCCCATCACCAACCTCTACACCCTGGACACGCTCCTCCGCGGCCAGGTGGGCCTCTTCCTCAGCGCCCTGCATCACCTGGCCCTCCCGGCACTGACGCTGGCCATCGTCGTCTCCGGGTTCATCGGCCGGATGACCCGGTCCAGCATGCTGGATGTGCTGGACCGCGAGTACGTGACCGTGGCCCGGGCCAAGGGGCTGCCCGAACCCGCCGTGATCCTCCGCCATGCGCTGAGCAACGCGCTCATTCCCATCGTCACGGTCGTGGGCCTACAGTTCGCCCTCCTCATGGCGGGGGCCATCCTCACCGAGACCGTCTACTCCTGGCCGGGGATCGCCCGCTACCTGCTGGAGGCCATCTCCTCCCGCGACTTCACCGCCATTCAGGGGGCGGTAATCTTCATCGCCTTCTTCATCGCTGCGGTCAACCTGCTGGTGGACGTCCTGTACGCCCGCCTGAATCCCCGGATTCGCTTCTGA
- a CDS encoding amino acid ABC transporter permease, producing MGPPTPPPQPELSPELPGRGRLLSWGTLERAPWWMLALLIGGLLALLGILGSPVYRETYNFLAPAVIVTLKLAFAAYGLAMILGLIAALGQLSSHPVPYTLARLYVEVVRGVPLLVQLIYIAFVVTPVLADLTGQRWLRSDMVRATLGLGIGYGAYLAEIYRAGIQSIPRGQTEAARSLGMSPWLAMRHVILPQAIRVILPPLGNDFVAMLKDSSLASVISVQELTYTGSLLNARTFRSFETYNMVALLYLIMTLLGSLGVRGLERWAGKGYRH from the coding sequence ATGGGCCCACCGACACCTCCCCCGCAGCCGGAGCTCAGCCCCGAGCTCCCCGGCCGGGGCCGGCTCCTGTCCTGGGGCACCCTGGAGCGGGCGCCGTGGTGGATGCTGGCGCTGCTCATCGGGGGGCTGCTGGCCCTGCTGGGCATCCTGGGCTCTCCGGTGTACCGTGAGACCTACAACTTCCTGGCCCCCGCCGTCATCGTGACGTTGAAGCTGGCCTTCGCCGCCTACGGCCTGGCCATGATCCTGGGGTTGATCGCCGCCCTGGGGCAGCTCTCCAGCCATCCCGTCCCCTACACTCTGGCCCGGCTCTACGTGGAGGTGGTGCGGGGGGTGCCGCTGCTGGTGCAGCTCATCTACATCGCCTTCGTCGTCACCCCGGTCCTGGCCGATCTGACCGGACAGCGCTGGCTGCGCAGCGACATGGTGCGGGCGACGTTGGGCCTGGGGATCGGCTACGGCGCCTACCTGGCGGAGATCTACCGGGCCGGCATCCAGTCCATTCCCCGCGGCCAGACGGAGGCCGCCCGGTCGCTGGGGATGTCGCCCTGGCTGGCGATGCGGCACGTCATCCTGCCCCAGGCCATCCGGGTGATCCTGCCGCCGCTGGGCAACGACTTCGTGGCCATGCTTAAGGACAGCTCGCTGGCCTCGGTGATCTCGGTGCAGGAGCTGACCTACACGGGAAGTCTGCTCAACGCCCGCACCTTCCGCTCCTTCGAGACCTACAACATGGTGGCGCTGCTCTACCTGATCATGACCCTGCTGGGGTCGTTGGGCGTGCGCGGCCTGGAGCGCTGGGCGGGGAAGGGGTATCGGCACTGA
- a CDS encoding ABC transporter ATP-binding protein: MAEIELRRLRKSYGKVVAINDVSLQIHDGEFLVLLGPSGCGKTTTLRAIAGLELLDRGRVLIGGRDVTDLPPGRRGIAMVFQSYAVFPHMRVVDNIAFGLRMKGVPPEDRRRRAQEAAELLQIADLLDRYPAQLSGGQRQRVAVARAIVMRPDVLLMDEPLSNLDALLRLHMRAELKRLHRELRATTVYVTHDQVEALSLGDRIAVMKDGAIVQCDTPAAIYDRPANRFVGGFIGSPPMNFLTARLRCIDGRPHAVVGGTAVPLPPGTGPLPAAGETVTVGIRPEHIAVEFDPVPGGVPAQVSVLEPLGSHQLLTAQVGAEIVKVVVPPEFAAEPGRRLWLRFDPARLRLMDPASGRALPVTS, from the coding sequence ATGGCGGAGATCGAGCTGCGCCGGCTGCGCAAGAGCTACGGGAAGGTCGTGGCGATCAATGATGTGAGCCTGCAGATCCACGACGGCGAGTTCCTCGTCCTGCTGGGGCCCTCGGGGTGCGGGAAGACGACCACCCTACGGGCCATCGCCGGCCTGGAACTCCTCGACCGGGGGCGGGTCCTGATCGGCGGCCGCGATGTCACCGATCTGCCGCCGGGCCGGCGAGGTATCGCCATGGTGTTCCAGTCCTACGCCGTGTTTCCCCACATGCGCGTGGTGGACAACATCGCCTTCGGCCTGCGCATGAAAGGCGTGCCGCCCGAGGACCGACGCCGCCGGGCGCAGGAGGCCGCGGAGCTGCTGCAGATCGCCGACCTGCTCGACCGCTATCCGGCCCAGCTGTCCGGAGGCCAGCGGCAGCGCGTGGCCGTGGCCCGGGCCATCGTCATGCGGCCCGATGTGCTGTTGATGGACGAGCCGCTCAGCAACCTGGACGCGCTGCTGCGGCTGCACATGCGGGCCGAACTGAAGCGGCTGCACCGCGAGCTGCGGGCCACCACGGTCTACGTCACCCACGACCAGGTAGAGGCCCTCAGCCTGGGCGACCGCATCGCGGTGATGAAGGACGGGGCCATCGTGCAGTGCGACACGCCGGCCGCCATCTACGACCGGCCGGCCAACCGGTTCGTCGGAGGCTTCATCGGCAGCCCCCCGATGAACTTCCTCACCGCCCGCCTGCGATGCATCGACGGCCGGCCGCACGCCGTGGTCGGCGGCACCGCCGTCCCGCTGCCGCCGGGAACGGGCCCGCTGCCGGCCGCCGGGGAGACGGTCACTGTCGGCATCCGCCCCGAGCACATCGCGGTGGAGTTCGACCCCGTGCCGGGCGGCGTGCCGGCGCAGGTCAGCGTGCTCGAACCCCTCGGCTCACACCAGCTCCTGACCGCCCAGGTCGGGGCCGAGATCGTCAAGGTGGTCGTGCCCCCGGAGTTTGCCGCCGAGCCCGGCCGGCGGCTCTGGCTGCGTTTCGATCCGGCCCGTCTGCGCCTGATGGATCCGGCCTCCGGACGGGCCCTCCCGGTGACCTCATGA
- a CDS encoding trehalase family glycosidase, whose product MTADRELLRRAQEILQGNDVGGAYTKPSPRLYPHQWNWDSAFAALGWARIDWSRAIREIETLLLGQWTNGMVPHIRYNPEVTDYAPGPEWWPGVPVRRAGQITSGISQPCVLGSASYRIGLLAPDASSRQAWWAKVHEALVDALLYFLRHRTAGGNPLIVVVHPWESGLDNSPRWDFATGKGYRPSRPYRRVDTTIVDPLLRPTGKDYDLYMYLVELLADVRYDLAAYLQRTPFAVYDALFNAVWYRSALDLNRIAAALGRPPAVDPARLAAFRDAYRRTLWEESAGLFRDWDLRAGRSIPVDTIAGLTAIYAGLVDRGQAAQMLAGYRRRCRGCLLLPSVPPDQAGFDPARYWRGPVWVNTNWMVIQGLRDLALHREADELTQQTLTLVRSAGFHEYFHAHDGRGLGGGEFTWSAALVIDLLHPAVGAGREAEGGADRLR is encoded by the coding sequence ATGACCGCGGATCGGGAGTTGCTGCGCCGGGCGCAGGAGATCTTGCAGGGTAACGACGTCGGCGGCGCCTACACGAAGCCCAGCCCGCGCCTTTATCCCCATCAGTGGAACTGGGACAGCGCCTTCGCCGCCCTGGGCTGGGCCCGGATCGACTGGAGTCGGGCGATCCGGGAGATCGAGACCCTCCTGCTGGGGCAGTGGACCAACGGGATGGTCCCCCACATCCGGTACAATCCGGAGGTCACGGACTACGCGCCGGGCCCGGAGTGGTGGCCCGGCGTCCCGGTGCGCCGCGCCGGACAGATCACCAGCGGGATCTCGCAGCCCTGCGTTCTCGGTTCGGCGTCGTACCGGATCGGGCTGCTGGCGCCGGATGCCTCATCCCGACAGGCGTGGTGGGCGAAGGTGCATGAGGCGCTGGTCGATGCCCTGCTGTATTTCCTGCGGCACCGGACCGCCGGCGGCAATCCGCTGATCGTCGTTGTTCATCCCTGGGAGAGCGGACTGGACAACAGCCCGCGCTGGGACTTTGCCACCGGCAAGGGCTACCGTCCCTCCCGCCCGTACCGGCGCGTGGACACGACGATCGTTGATCCCCTCCTGCGGCCCACGGGCAAGGATTACGATCTCTACATGTACCTGGTCGAACTGCTCGCCGACGTACGCTACGACCTGGCCGCCTATCTCCAGCGCACGCCCTTCGCCGTGTACGATGCGTTGTTCAACGCGGTCTGGTACCGCTCGGCGCTGGACCTGAACCGGATCGCCGCGGCGCTGGGCCGGCCTCCGGCGGTCGATCCCGCCCGGCTGGCGGCGTTTCGCGACGCCTACCGGCGGACGTTGTGGGAGGAATCGGCCGGGCTGTTCCGGGACTGGGACCTCCGGGCGGGGCGGTCCATCCCGGTGGACACGATCGCCGGCCTGACGGCCATCTACGCGGGATTGGTGGATCGAGGGCAGGCCGCGCAGATGCTGGCCGGCTACCGCCGGCGGTGCCGCGGATGCCTGCTGCTGCCCTCGGTGCCCCCGGACCAGGCGGGATTCGATCCGGCGAGGTACTGGCGCGGGCCGGTCTGGGTGAACACGAACTGGATGGTGATCCAGGGGTTGCGGGATCTGGCGCTGCACCGCGAGGCGGACGAGCTGACCCAGCAGACACTAACCCTGGTGCGGTCGGCGGGGTTCCACGAATACTTCCATGCCCACGACGGCCGCGGTCTCGGAGGCGGGGAGTTCACCTGGTCCGCCGCCCTCGTCATCGATCTCCTGCATCCCGCCGTGGGGGCCGGCCGGGAGGCGGAGGGCGGTGCGGACCGACTGCGGTGA
- the dtd gene encoding D-aminoacyl-tRNA deacylase, with amino-acid sequence MRAVVQRVSRARVRVGEEVVGEIGRGYAVLLGVHVDDTEAQAAALAEKVAHLRVFDDEAGKLNRSILDVGGAVLSVSQFTLYGNTEKGRRPSFIAAAPPERAEALYHVFNERLRALGVPVATGRFRAVMSVEIHNEGPVTLMLEEPPPPRPR; translated from the coding sequence ATGAGGGCGGTAGTGCAGCGGGTCAGTCGGGCCAGGGTGCGCGTCGGGGAGGAGGTTGTGGGCGAGATCGGCCGAGGCTACGCCGTCCTGCTCGGAGTTCATGTGGACGACACCGAGGCGCAGGCCGCGGCCCTGGCGGAGAAGGTGGCCCACCTGCGCGTCTTCGACGACGAGGCGGGGAAGTTGAACCGGTCCATCCTCGACGTCGGAGGGGCCGTCCTCTCCGTCTCCCAGTTCACCCTGTACGGGAACACGGAGAAGGGGCGGCGCCCGAGCTTCATCGCCGCCGCGCCCCCCGAGCGCGCGGAGGCGCTCTACCACGTGTTCAACGAACGGCTGCGTGCCCTGGGGGTGCCGGTGGCCACCGGCCGCTTCCGGGCGGTGATGTCGGTCGAGATCCACAACGAGGGCCCGGTCACCCTGATGCTCGAGGAGCCGCCTCCTCCGCGGCCGCGGTGA
- a CDS encoding VOC family protein, translating into MRLEGIHHITAITADARRNLDFYTRVLGLRLVKKTVNQDDPTAYHLFYSDEAGSPGADLTFFEYPGARRGRAGAGMVHRIVWRVGSPEALAFWEERLRREGIAAERDGHRLTFTDPEGLGLEIAVTDVRDEPLIADHPEIPAAVALQGFDGVRAFAADPPASRSFLLEVLQFTAEADHRLTARGARRGGFYACDPADRPGIPGAGTVHHVAWASTMENHEAWRRRVLDGGGHPTPVIDRFYFRSIYFHEPGGVLFEIATLGPGFTTDEPLEHLGERLALPPRFEPLREMLERTLTPLPNPRAHWVRTRPSG; encoded by the coding sequence ATGCGGCTGGAGGGCATTCACCACATCACGGCGATCACCGCGGACGCCCGGCGAAACCTCGATTTCTACACCCGGGTGCTGGGCCTGCGGCTGGTCAAGAAGACCGTCAACCAGGACGACCCGACGGCCTACCACCTTTTCTACAGCGACGAAGCCGGCAGCCCCGGCGCGGACCTGACCTTCTTCGAGTATCCCGGGGCCCGTCGGGGACGGGCGGGGGCGGGGATGGTCCATCGGATCGTCTGGCGGGTCGGTTCGCCAGAGGCTCTGGCCTTTTGGGAGGAGCGGCTGCGCCGGGAAGGGATCGCCGCCGAACGCGACGGCCACCGTCTGACGTTCACCGATCCGGAAGGCCTGGGCCTCGAGATCGCCGTGACCGACGTCCGCGACGAGCCTCTGATCGCCGACCACCCCGAGATCCCCGCCGCCGTGGCCCTGCAGGGCTTCGACGGCGTCCGCGCCTTCGCCGCCGATCCCCCGGCCAGCCGGTCGTTCCTCCTCGAAGTCCTGCAGTTCACGGCCGAGGCCGACCACCGGCTCACGGCGCGGGGCGCGCGACGCGGCGGGTTCTACGCCTGCGACCCTGCGGACCGTCCCGGAATTCCCGGGGCCGGCACCGTCCACCACGTCGCCTGGGCCTCCACCATGGAGAACCACGAGGCCTGGCGCCGGCGGGTCCTCGACGGGGGCGGCCACCCCACCCCGGTCATCGACCGCTTCTACTTCCGCTCCATCTATTTCCACGAGCCCGGCGGCGTGCTCTTCGAGATCGCCACCCTGGGCCCCGGCTTCACCACCGATGAGCCCCTGGAGCACCTCGGCGAGCGCCTCGCCCTGCCGCCCAGGTTCGAACCCCTGCGGGAGATGCTGGAGCGCACGCTGACTCCCCTGCCCAACCCGCGGGCGCACTGGGTGCGGACACGGCCGTCGGGGTAG
- a CDS encoding ABC transporter permease — MLRLRRDYLLISGLVIVGLVVVVTGFAPLLAPFDPTAPTSLERLQPPGRAHLMGTDQLQRDVLSRVLYGGRIPILVAVLSCALSLGVGTVLGWISGYAGGRLDRLLSLTMDAIYSFPGLILAIAIVAMLGPGLVNMTAAIAFVYIPTYFRVARGQVLAVRAQEFVEAARALGASGARTLFRHVAPNTLAAVMTVPSFNIADAILTEAALSFLGFGLPPPTPDWGFDIQNGQKFLQAGYWWLITFPGLMIIMLSVGFGMIGEGINDRLNPRRRRLA, encoded by the coding sequence ATGCTGCGGCTGCGGCGCGACTATCTGCTCATCAGCGGGCTGGTCATCGTGGGCCTGGTGGTGGTGGTCACCGGCTTCGCCCCCCTCCTGGCGCCCTTCGATCCCACCGCACCGACGTCGCTGGAGCGGCTCCAGCCCCCCGGCCGGGCCCATCTCATGGGGACCGACCAGCTGCAGCGGGACGTGCTCAGCCGGGTCCTCTACGGGGGCCGGATTCCGATCCTGGTGGCGGTGCTCTCCTGCGCGCTCTCGCTCGGCGTGGGCACGGTGCTCGGCTGGATCTCGGGTTACGCCGGGGGCCGTCTCGACCGCCTCCTCTCCCTGACCATGGATGCCATCTACTCCTTCCCCGGCCTCATCCTGGCCATCGCCATCGTGGCCATGCTCGGGCCCGGGCTGGTCAACATGACGGCGGCGATCGCCTTCGTGTACATTCCCACCTACTTCCGGGTGGCGCGCGGGCAGGTCCTGGCGGTCCGGGCCCAGGAGTTTGTGGAAGCGGCCCGGGCGCTGGGGGCCTCGGGCGCCCGCACGCTGTTCCGGCATGTGGCGCCCAACACCCTGGCCGCGGTCATGACCGTCCCGTCCTTCAACATCGCCGACGCGATCCTCACCGAAGCGGCCCTCTCCTTCCTCGGCTTCGGGCTGCCCCCGCCGACGCCCGACTGGGGCTTCGACATCCAGAACGGACAGAAGTTCCTCCAGGCCGGCTACTGGTGGCTGATCACCTTCCCGGGCCTGATGATCATCATGCTCTCGGTCGGCTTCGGCATGATCGGAGAGGGGATCAACGACCGCCTCAACCCCCGCCGGCGCCGGCTGGCCTGA
- a CDS encoding carbohydrate ABC transporter permease translates to MTLRRLGLYSASLVISAWVTLPLLLITVAAFTPRDLLYRWPRPLWPERFTLETLRFFLRSTGVWPSTLNSVLVAGLTIVLAFVIAAPAGYAISRFRFRGRETLQLAILATKMFPATVLSIPLAVAFIRWRLYDTLLGVAIVHTALALPFVIVIVTSVFLGISYELEEAAQTLGGSRLQAFLQVTLPMALPGLAAAGIFTFVLSWNEVFAATILTLNHRTLPALIVDSVIGAGAPLHFRFAGGFFMIIPALIIIFLIRRYLLTLWGVTVR, encoded by the coding sequence ATGACGCTCCGCCGCCTGGGGCTCTACAGCGCCTCGCTGGTCATCAGCGCCTGGGTGACCCTGCCGCTGCTGCTGATCACCGTCGCGGCCTTCACCCCCCGCGACCTCCTCTATCGGTGGCCGCGGCCGCTGTGGCCGGAGCGATTCACCCTGGAGACGCTGCGCTTCTTCCTGCGCTCCACCGGGGTGTGGCCGTCCACGCTGAACAGCGTCCTCGTGGCCGGGCTGACCATCGTCCTGGCCTTCGTCATCGCCGCGCCGGCCGGCTACGCCATCTCCCGCTTCCGTTTCCGGGGACGGGAGACTTTGCAGCTGGCGATCCTGGCCACCAAGATGTTCCCGGCCACGGTGCTCTCCATCCCGCTGGCCGTAGCCTTCATCCGCTGGCGTCTCTACGACACGCTGCTGGGCGTGGCCATCGTGCACACGGCGCTGGCGCTTCCCTTCGTCATCGTCATTGTGACCAGTGTCTTCCTGGGCATCTCCTACGAACTGGAGGAGGCGGCGCAGACCCTGGGTGGCAGCCGGCTGCAGGCCTTCCTGCAGGTGACGCTGCCCATGGCCCTCCCCGGGCTGGCCGCCGCGGGCATCTTCACCTTCGTCCTGTCCTGGAACGAGGTGTTCGCGGCCACGATCCTGACGCTGAACCACCGCACGCTGCCCGCGCTGATCGTCGACTCCGTGATCGGCGCGGGCGCCCCGCTGCACTTCCGGTTCGCCGGGGGGTTCTTCATGATCATCCCGGCGCTGATCATCATCTTCCTCATCCGGCGGTACCTCCTCACCCTGTGGGGCGTGACCGTGCGCTGA
- a CDS encoding basic amino acid ABC transporter substrate-binding protein: protein MRRAFSGRLYLIVWALVAALALAGCQRQQAQRQAPAPQAGPVPDLGGRTIRVATDATYPPFEMLDENKNIVGYDIDLITEICKLANCKPDIKSTAWDGIFPALQKGDFDAVISGVTITAERDKTMDFTDPYIEVGQVLLVRADEERIRGLEDMADKSVAVQRGTTNDETATQLQKEGKIKEVKRFPTFDLAVRSLLNKDVDAVVIDNTAASGYMGTNPNQLKIAGEKFTSEGLGIVVREGDKELQNAFNAALKVLKENGTMDRLYQKWFVEFKPS, encoded by the coding sequence ATGCGGAGAGCCTTCAGCGGACGGCTCTACCTGATCGTATGGGCGCTCGTCGCCGCGCTGGCGCTGGCCGGCTGCCAGCGTCAGCAGGCGCAGCGGCAGGCCCCGGCGCCGCAGGCCGGGCCGGTGCCGGACCTCGGCGGTCGGACGATCCGCGTGGCCACCGACGCCACCTATCCGCCCTTCGAGATGCTGGACGAAAACAAAAACATCGTCGGCTACGACATCGACCTCATCACGGAGATCTGCAAGCTGGCCAACTGCAAGCCCGACATCAAGAGCACGGCCTGGGACGGGATCTTCCCGGCCCTGCAGAAGGGCGATTTCGACGCGGTGATCTCCGGGGTGACCATCACCGCCGAACGTGACAAGACCATGGACTTCACCGACCCGTACATCGAGGTGGGCCAGGTGCTGCTGGTGCGCGCCGACGAGGAGCGGATCCGCGGGCTGGAGGACATGGCGGACAAGTCCGTGGCCGTGCAGCGCGGGACGACCAACGACGAGACGGCGACGCAGCTGCAGAAGGAGGGGAAGATCAAGGAGGTCAAGCGCTTCCCCACCTTTGACCTGGCGGTGCGGTCGCTGCTGAACAAGGATGTGGACGCGGTGGTCATCGACAACACCGCCGCCTCGGGGTACATGGGCACGAACCCCAACCAGCTCAAGATTGCGGGCGAGAAGTTCACCAGCGAAGGCCTGGGGATCGTGGTGCGCGAGGGCGACAAAGAGCTGCAGAACGCCTTCAACGCCGCCCTCAAGGTCCTCAAGGAAAACGGCACGATGGACCGGCTGTACCAGAAGTGGTTCGTCGAGTTCAAGCCGTCCTGA